A genomic segment from Agrobacterium vitis encodes:
- a CDS encoding helix-turn-helix domain-containing protein has translation MGAINWTPKRILCEIQERGMTLEQLALRNGRNPASFRHVWKRPNAINEQIVADFIGQKVETLWPNRYPKTKTRVYDSKKHGPLESQKSNAAVDKRVAA, from the coding sequence ATGGGTGCCATCAATTGGACCCCGAAGCGGATACTTTGCGAGATCCAAGAGCGTGGCATGACGCTCGAACAACTCGCACTCCGCAACGGTCGCAACCCCGCCAGCTTCCGTCACGTCTGGAAGCGTCCCAACGCCATCAACGAACAGATCGTCGCTGACTTCATTGGGCAGAAGGTCGAAACCCTTTGGCCGAACCGATATCCCAAAACCAAAACCCGTGTGTACGATAGCAAGAAACATGGGCCGTTAGAAAGTCAGAAATCTAATGCTGCTGTTGACAAGCGGGTGGCGGCATGA
- a CDS encoding helix-turn-helix domain-containing protein yields the protein MAKSESEPKTDLGARIRDVRRKLGDPDRSEFADSLGISKNTLAYYERGERTPDASTLAVYHERFGVNLNWLTTGKGETFTLSSEDLSENDAQLLRDFRQLPENRQLDIMEITQMHLKRIQRG from the coding sequence TTGGCGAAAAGCGAGAGCGAGCCGAAAACGGATCTTGGCGCTAGGATTCGGGACGTTCGAAGGAAATTGGGAGACCCTGATCGGTCGGAGTTTGCTGATAGCCTTGGCATCAGCAAGAACACGCTTGCCTATTACGAGCGCGGCGAAAGAACACCTGACGCTTCTACGCTCGCCGTCTACCACGAAAGATTCGGGGTAAATCTCAATTGGCTTACGACAGGCAAGGGCGAGACGTTTACGTTATCGAGCGAAGACTTGAGCGAAAACGACGCTCAACTCTTACGCGACTTCCGCCAGCTGCCTGAAAATCGGCAGCTGGACATAATGGAAATCACACAAATGCATCTCAAGCGGATACAGCGTGGATAA
- a CDS encoding helix-turn-helix domain-containing protein, which produces MTQADLALATGKTVQTISALERGRPTRQSTLDAVARVFDVTPEALRSDPPTMLMSPDEIEALATTGRILSAIAQMAAGGRDIRPLYLALQRMKTASRRRQTAYTHNSQP; this is translated from the coding sequence CGTTGGCGACCGGGAAAACCGTACAGACAATATCAGCCTTGGAGCGAGGACGGCCTACCCGTCAGTCAACACTTGATGCCGTGGCTCGGGTGTTCGACGTTACGCCGGAAGCCTTGCGAAGTGATCCGCCAACCATGCTTATGTCTCCAGACGAGATCGAGGCTTTGGCGACGACAGGGCGGATTTTAAGCGCGATTGCCCAGATGGCGGCGGGGGGGCGAGATATCCGGCCATTATATCTGGCGCTGCAAAGAATGAAGACGGCGTCTCGCAGACGCCAAACAGCTTACACTCATAACAGCCAACCATAA